The following is a genomic window from Antechinus flavipes isolate AdamAnt ecotype Samford, QLD, Australia chromosome 3, AdamAnt_v2, whole genome shotgun sequence.
GAAAGGTAAAAGCAGGACAAATATACATCCTACCTGATCAATGTATTCCCAATCTGATGTCGGATTTCATTCCACTCCTCCTTGCTCTTTCGAGGCCAAGAGTTCAGCCCCAGATCTGAATCACTTGGTTTGTTATTTAGCTTCATGGCTAGAGTATCTTTCCTTTTCACTCTATTAGCCAGAGCACCTAGAGAATATGGAGGAAACATGAAGTACTCAATGAGAACTGCTATCCTGCCAACTTTCGCTATAACCAAAAAGGATTAGGTTTACAAAAGCTTaatgtaaaatggaaacagaaagctATCACATTGTTCAAAGTGGCACAGGGAAACCAAAAAGAAACTTAAAGGTCTCCCAAATCATTtccccattctttcctttctttctttttgagatGAGGATCAAGGCTTGACTTACAGCCCATCTTAATAAAGGTGAAAAATCTTGACATATTCCTGTAATGGAACAAATAAATGGTTTCCAATATGAAAAACTCTAAGGTTTAGATGCTtacaaaacaaatagaaacagggaGAGGAAAGATAAAAGAGTTTGATTACAATCCTCTCAAAGAGAAGTAAATGAAAGACATTAGAGCTTTCCTTATTGTTTGACTAGGAAGAATGAAGATATCTCCAcccaaatataaagaaaggcctggagagtcgGGTGTGATGACTTCTTTTACATGTCAACTCACCCcattcctttttgttgttattgttgctagaGCTATACTCTTAACTCTGCTCTTTTTTGGTAAAATATCCAATTGTTTATGTATGCTTTTTGGCTCCTCCAAGCATGctaatgtaatgaaataaaaaacaagtaCTACTTGGTATAAGGATCATTGTGGGGGACAGATCAGGGCTCTGATTTTATTGATGTCAGAAATTCCCTTTCTTAATGGAGGTCAGCAGCTATTCTGCAAGGTCTATTCAGATAGACCTTGAAAGTCTATCTAAGGGTGGAGGGCCTACCCAGGATTGTATAACTAGTACATGTTTATTGGGAAGACTGAGCAAAGGCTTTCCTGCTCTCTGTGTATGTCATGTTGCCTCATGTTTCATAGGAAGTCTACATTCTAGCTTGCCCTGCCAAAGTCCCATACAAATACTccacaataataatccatataaATACAAACTATTAAGTCCAGCTGATGTCCTGAATGTACTATTAAGGGGTGGAGATACAGCAAAGATCATGTAAGAAAAGTTCAGGAGTGATTTATAGTGGCTATTTAGACCACAATCAGTTTGACTGATGAGAAAAGCAACATATCTCCTCTCTACCCAAATTCTCCCATTTCTTACTGTGTTGGCTTTCgtcttcatcttcttcatctctATACAAAATGGGTCCCTCAGAATCAGAgtcacttcccttttcttcttcttcttcctcctgcaCACACTGTGGTATGAGTTTAGGAATAACTGAGGTAGATGCCACATCCCCAACATAAGCTGATGGACAAGGCTgatcatcttcctcctcctcttcatcgtCTGGACTAACAAATTAGcacaattatttttctcctaGTACAAGCCAAATAATTGTATATGAGAAAAGTTCCAAAAATTGGTCAATAAGGCATACTAATTGCTCAACAGCATGAAACACTTATGCCAATTTCCTCACTCAtctataatagttttttttctgagaaacttATACCTAAGCTTCTCTTGGCCCTATTGTAGTGACTTAGGAGATTGTTTTGGGTTCTAGGACACTGTAATAATCAAAATACTGTTTTTTGTCTAAGGAAGAAGAGAGCAATGAGATGAAAGATaaacttttctttaatattaCAGGCTTAACATTATTATTCACACATTAATACCCTACTGGTGGAGATATGAATTGATCAAACCATTATAGAGAGCAATGCAGAAATAAGGGATACAAAACTGCACACTCTGACCAAGCAATATTATTACAAggtctgtatgccaaagagataaacaaaaaggaaaagaagctatatgtacaaaaatattcattacagtttttggtggtagcaaagaattataaatcGAGAGGATGCCCCTTAAGTGGGGAACTgctgaacaaattttggtatatatgattgtgatggaatacagTGAAATGActagaacactgtacacagtaatagtaatattgtacgaggatcaactgtgaataaGTTAGCTATTGCCAGCAATActatgattcaagacaattccaaaagatttatggtaaaaaatgctatccacctccagagaaagaactgatggagtctgaatacagaccGAAGTATATACTTTATTTTGCTTCGGTTTTGTTGATGTGgttgttattttttggtttgtgttttctttcacaacatgactaatatagaaatatgttttgcatgattatacatgtaaaaactacataaaactgcttgctttctcaaggagggaaagaatttgggactcaaaaaatgtcaaaaattgtttttccccatgtaaatgaaataaaacattaaattaaaaatattatacacagtttATTTCAAGCTCTCAAACTGTCTTTTTATCAATTGTAGAGGTGCATACATCTCAGTACATCTGTGAGTGCAAATGACATGGCTGAAGCAAATGATTTGTTAAATAGTGGAATGACTGAAAGCCTTTGTATACTTGAATACCCTCTATAGATGGAAGCTAATTATTAAAACTTCAAGGCCACAAATGATGTGGATCCAGTCACAATTTTTCTTAATACTTCTGGGAAATGGATAAACTGTGCAAAAGCAAATATTATTTGAGTAGTCTTTTAAATGTTGATAGATAGAATCCAGAACCACCATTTTGCTTGAGAAGGTTGCAAACAAAAACCTTCTCTAATAAATTACTAAGCTagttgtcttggggaagggggaggtgagggagaaaaatttggaagacaaagttttacaaaaacaaatgttgaaaactatcattatgtgtatttggaaaaataaaatactattaagaaagcATGAATCCACAGGGAGTCAATTCTAAAGATTGAGTGATATAgataagacagaaagaaagacataatatacatgtattggtatcacataaaacaaaaacaacctagATTGGAAGCACACTTGACTTTTCTCTATTCCCTAAAAGTGTGTCTTagagctttaatttaaaataaatatttataaatttaaaaaaagaatgctatcTTGATGGGTAGAAgtatatatattatgaaaaaCTCAAATGGCACTCACACTTTAAGCATTTCAATAGTGATAGGGAGTGACCTGGTGCGACCCAAAGTACCGCTGTCTTCTGAAAAGCCTTTGCCATTCTCAAAAAGCAAGGAATGAGCCCTCTGAGATTCCTCCAATGGCGGGGTAATGGGCAGCGGTGAGGTCAAGGCTTGCTGGATGCGGATATGCAGTGGTAGTGGGGGAAGTCGAGAGGAGGTGTTAGGCTCTCCAAAGCTTTGTTCAGCTGTCCTCTTGGGGGCTTCCAAGGCCTGATCTTCCAGCTGAGGGACATCTGGGGGTAGTTCAAGGGAGGGGGAGTGCTCAATTTCTGGCACAATTTGAAGAGTTTTAGGAGGCAATGGAGGAGAACATGGGGGTTCAGGAGGTCTGTGAGTAGGcaaagggggagaaggggagggagatgggATTATCTGGATTGAATTGGAAGTCGAGCAACTGCTCCCTTCTCTCTGAGCATTTGGAGGTTTTATTGTGGCAGCAGCAGACTCAGAGGAAGACATGTGAGTAGATAGAATCCCCCTCTTGGGTGGTAAAGGTGGGGATGGCTTTGCCAGCAATGTACCACTGTTTATTGCTTGTGAAAGTTCAGCTGTAAAGGGAAGAGAAACAATTTAGTTAAACTTGAATTGAGAGATGGAGATAATCAGGATAGGCAATGGATCTAATCTGCAACAAAAGGATACAAATCCTAGTCATTTAGCAAATTATCTAATTTTGCTACCTTACTAGATGCTTTAGATATTTCATTCTTAAGCAAAATTCATCCCCCAtaacagagaaagataaattgtCAGATTTCTTAGAAAAGATCTTCCTACTTCCATGACATTTTGTAGATGATAAATTTTTACTGTTACCCAAGGTAACAGGGATGGGTAACAGTTTTTGATTCAATATGAagggagtcagaaagacaaggAGATCCTCTGGTGATCCATTCTTCTATAATCcattaaaacagaaaaggaatgacACTCAAACAGATGCTAGGAGGAAAGAGGAGTTAAGCAACTTCCTCAGACAATTATGGCAGTGTGAGACTGAATGACTTAACAAGAACACCATGCATTTACATAACAATTTTCCTAGCAAAACTTCCAAATACACTCCTCGGTCATTTGATTAATTTAAGGTGTAATGATGCAGAAAGGTAGACACTATTCCAGCCATCTGATacatgaagaagctgaggctccTGAAGTTACAAGACGTGCCCATTAGCACATGATCAATTAGTGCCAAATCAGAGCAAGCAGCGAGGCCTCTAGATTTCTATTTCCTCTCCACAAGACCATTTTTGTCTCTTACATTCTCCAATATCAATAGTTACTTGAGTCTAGACACTCTCTTGGGACTATATATGCATTACAACAATGTgtgttgtatctgactctttgtgactccgtTTAGGAttatcttggcaaaaatattggagtagacTGCCACCTCTTTCTTCAgtttactttacagataaggaaactgaggcaaatggagtgaATTGACTTTTCCaatgtcacagagctagtaagtgttatgggccagaacttgaaacaaggtgctaagtcagtggaattgataaagacatgGTTATTTAGAATGGTGCTTAaaagttctctaattcagtatatgtacttagtacttattatagttctataagattcacacctttgataagagaccatataagctcagacaaactcagccagaatcagaactagggaagacaaaGAAGTGATGGAAGACTCTCCTTCGCTTCTCCACaaaaccaagatctggaaggcctccagaaaaactagtcaagccccaagtgaaggagacaagactttgaaggagacaataaaggatttggactttaatccctggctgcacttgtggcaattactgaactgaaaagaaggctgcctccagagaccccaagaaaacttcaacagagaatattacattttagagagaatattacactaAGGATccaaggatggatttgaacttgggaagaagaGTCTGACTCAAAGtctgtattctatccactgtgccatctacccaTGTTACAACTAAGTGTATTCCTGGGTAATTCCTCAGGCTTTTTTTCAGGGGGATCTAATAATCACAATTTCCAAAAGGTCCTTTAGAGAAAATACTGTAATGACATTTGGGAAGTTCCTGGGAACACATAACTCCTTTCAGGGtcttgattaaaataaaattgttcaaaAGATGAGGTCTGCTTGTGCCTGGCAGCCTagctctattcagttttctcttaCTACCTCCCAATTTCTCTTTAGATGCCCACTCTGTATTTGTAACTCATCCCCCAAAAGCATCCAATTCACCTAAACAGTCCCTTGGTGTCTGCCCAATCTGAGATCTCTGGGAacttcttatctctttctctggctcattttacaaatgagaggtAATTAGAGGTAAACAGAAAAATGATTCCACCAGGGTCCCATATGGGTTAAGTGTCTAATCTAGATTTGAAGTTGGGATTACCTGACTCCAGGTTCTGTGCTATCTAGCTATTTCAATATCCAGATGACTATAAACTATATAAACATTTTCTCAAGCCAAGTGTTTCCAAAATCACTTAATTAGAGAAACTTTTAAATGCAGGCCATCCTTGACAAGtatggaagaaaaagatttttataactcTTAGCAAGCTATCCAAAAGTTATAGCCTGGAGGTTTTTCTTTAGATCTTTAGATAGTTTGTGCATACCagtgaaagaaggaaatataacTTTTATTAGTGGAAGTAACTCCAGAAGCTATAAATATGAATCCTGAAAAATGAGGAGACCAATTCTTCCaacatttttgttttagattAGAAGTTCCCCATGTGACAAAAAATAATTGGTACAGAGAAGGTTTTAACTTCTTGTTCATAGAATTTCATGTTACTCTCCTATCTTTTTTACCCAGAAATTTTTACTATTGGGCTCAAAGTAATATGGAAATACTTCTGTTTCAGAAACTATCATAGTACATTGAGAAGGATTTCTATTTTAAGTCAGAGGATTTAGTTCAAATCTAGGCCctattaattaagcacctatatGAGCTTGGATGTACCAACACAGAATAATAAATGaagagtgttggaatccttacaaactgctaactaattagagttgatctaatctcacaagaagatgttttgggcagaacctgaaacaaggtactaagtagaactaattagtacaatgcttgtgtttgcacctttattcattggagttcacaagtatgccagattcacaaagtaaactttgtaactttgtgagttcacacctcccttgaagctctttggaccagagagcactatgggagaaaacccataatccctctctctcgtatcccacaattcctctctctggtataaaagaaacagacagaggctcttggggagatttcactggaatgacatgaagagtggagctggctggaggctgaagaaagcagaggcagaggctgaaggacaaaacctttggatttggagacattcggagggagctcttggaaccaagcagagagatagacctctaagctaaccgggctatattggagataataaaagatctgaacttttatcacctggctgcatttgggaagaagatcaccaacattttggcgcccgaacagggactgacaaaatcctgattccagggaagggacccagagagaacttttataatattttaaagaagaaaaagaacccaacatttgaactccaacagaaGAGCTGGCTTAGGAAGCTGGAAGACATAGTTCAAATTTTATCTGTCGCATATACTGGCAGGGTggcctgagtaaatcacttaactgctcaATGCTCTAGACAAATATAAAGAAGGGGCTGATCAGCTTTAGTAGAGGGAGGGACTCCCCAACCCATGTCAATAACATAACAAACCCAGATGGGTCCCATTCCAGGAGTCTTGAGTCCCTTCATCTTAAATTAAATGAGGCTGCACTTGGGCCCTCTCAGGTCTGCTGTGGTTGTAAATAAGGGAACCTATGATGAACAATGAGATCATAGCCCCATAAATTATCAAAGTCAATATCTCAGTAACAATGTATATGACTTTGTTGGGGGAGGCAGGATTAGGAAAGCAGGGGTTGGCTAATCACAAGCCCTTTGCCAGAAAAGGTTATGGACTCGTAAGAGGCTTTGAGATTTTGCTTAGAAGTAACCTATTCATGGCATGACAGAACAATATGCCAGGGTGCCAAAAATGGGCAGCCCTAAGAGTCTGACCTTTATGTCAAGGATACAAGCTGGTCTCTCAGTCTCTTCAGTGCTTATCTGTTTTCTTCCTGTGGGGGTGACTGACTCTACAGCTGGCCCTTTTAGGAAGCAGCAGTAGAGATGAAAGAAGTCCTTGGAATGGAAGGGAGAAGCCCTGGATCCTAGTTCTGAGTGTGACAccactgtgtgactttggacaagaaaGTGAAATTTTGGGACTCCAATTTCCTCACCCATGAAACAGACAAAAACCCTTTTCTGTTCTATATTGACAAGAGAACTGGACTTGGGaataaaaaattccaaaattgaTTTTGTAACTCCAATCTAGatcagctatgtgaccttacGCCAGCCACTaccatttctattttctcatctgtaaaaatgggaaaatagctGTCCAGTTTTTTTCTATGGAATCTGTTGTAAGGAAAGCTCCACATAAATGAACGttttagagaaagaatatataaaagttctttgaattttaaagaaCTCTAAAAGGCAGGTATAACAACAGCAATACTACTATTAACTATCTTTAACTTGTTCCTCATCCCCCGCTTTCCAATCACCCCATTCCACTTGAAAATGCTGGCAATCTAAATAAGCTCCTTTTCGATTCTCTTATTATTCGTAAGAACTTTTAAATAGAGGAAATTAAGGACATCCCCTGAAAGACCACCCTCAGCACTGTACCCCTTCTCCCTAGCTCTGAATTACTGACTGAGAAACCCTTCAACCTGCTCTGGCATGTCAGGAAATGATGATCTAAAGGAgtctgaaataaaaatgaaaatatttccatttttctttaaaaactctttaaaaaactcTTCTTGAATGAAGTACTGTGGCCAACAACCATAATAACAATGATCTACAAGCAGTAGACTGAGTTTCTAGGGATAACTCAGAACAAGGTGTCAGTCAGTCTTTGACCCTTGTAGGCAGGTCCCACCTGCTAGGGAACATAGCCATTCTTCCAGCAGATTATAAAGGCTCTCCTACTTCTCAGCAGGCAGAAGAgagcagaaatggaaaaaaggaggaaggaaagagaaagtttggCCTGAGGGGAGAAGGACACAAAGAATCAGAGATCTCTAAAGGAAGATGGCATTTTAGATAGAAGGCATCTATCCAACCAATGAGAAGCATCTTTTCTGTTCACaacaccccccacccccgcccaaAACACACAGCCTCTCCCAGACACCATTCTAAAGGAGGCTCACTACCTTTCAAAGCAATCTAGTCTCTTTTTGAATAGCTGCATTTATAGCTGGCAGGCAGTTTTCCCTAAAAGTTAAGTCTAAAACTTCCCTCCAAATTCTATTTAGTGACATCAATGGAATCATTCCAATATATCTTTATCATGAAACAGTCCTTCATGTGTTTGCATCCAACAACCATTTCCTACCATCCCCATTCTTATGCCCaagttactttttttcttcaagggAAAATAATGATATTCCTGGGTAGCTTTTCAATCATactacttatttttaaatgattgaaatCCTTGGGTAACACAGGTACTTGTGTGTATAGTTTCATATACATTTAAGGTAAATCTTGTTAGTTTTGTTTTCAGAATAGCCAGTAGGCTACTTAAAAGCTGGGTCCATAAATTACAGGTTATACACAGTCCAGCTTGGGTAAGCGTACAAATAGGATTGAAATGTTAGTCaattaaacattttcattaatCTGCAACGAGAAATAGCACAAACAGCAAATGCTATGGAGAAATCACAACAAAGATAAGTACTTTAAAAGTTTCTCAAAGCTACCTCAATTAGAATCTTTAACTAAGAGATTTCTTGGCTCATGGATATAATTAACAcaattttatacatttaagtCATCAGGGTAATGTATCTGGATCCTCAAAAACCATAAAAGCATCATCATGGCAGAATCTTCTGGCCCCACTATTCAGTTTTCATACTCAGacaagtttttaaaagttcttccAAATTTAGGCaaattaaatatgtacatatgacaatattttctttaaaaacaaatccatttttctcttcttaacgATCAATTTAATTTCCCTAAGCTATGCTTGATGACAGTCTCAAAAGTCACTTACCAATAACAGGGTTACTGTTTCTGTTAGCTGGTTTAGGGGGAGGGATAGGGGGTTGCTTGGCAGGGGCAGTGTGGGTCACATTCAAGGTAGCAGTTGTGTTAGTGCTGTGTACAGGAACAACAGGCAGAGTTCTGGGAGCTGGGATAGGGGTGCTGGAGGAACTAACTGTCTTTGCTAGGCCTGAGGCTGCAGCTGCAGTGCTGGCAGTAGGtgctgtggaggaagaagaggaagaggtggaggatgaggaggaaatgGTCCTTGTAGTATTGCCACCAGTGGTGTCATCTGCTTGTCCATCACTTTCTTCCTGAGAAGATGACAAGGGTCTTTTGGGTCGTGGCAAAAATGGCCTGGGTGCTGGTTCAGGAATGGATTCTACTTCAGAACTGGGTCGGCTTCCAGATGAGCCTATGAAATAAAGTTGTTTTGTTAAAGAAGAGAATTGATGGAGACATAAGGAGTCAATATGAATAGGGAGTTAATTAACTCGGACACTGATGATCCCAAGACCCTTTACAACCAGTGTCTCcatattctttcctctctacttCTGTCACAATTTGGCTATTTCTCTTCTTGGTGCTTCTTTCACCAGATAGGCAAGAAGAATGATAAAGGTTAAAATTCCACTAAACTCTCACTTTTGCCACAAGTCAGACAAATTCAGAGTTTGCTGCCTCTGTCCCTCTGAAGTCCTGTTTCAAACCCAGAGGCTCCCACAACTCAACAAATACTTACCTGGTTGTGTCTTTGGTTCCTCTCCTGGAAAAGGCTTCTTAAGCCTTGTTATCCTTCCAAGTTCCTCCTCCATCTGGCTGGGATTTGAAGGCCCAGCACTCCCAATGGGAATGGTATGGCCATTCTTTAATGTAGTATGGCTGAACTTCCCAGAATCTTCACTTGCTGTAcagagtttaaaaagaaaaaaaagctaaaatgaaaaaacaaacaatagtCTATGGGGAAAAAAGCCAGTGTTGTTCAGTATTTCTTATGCCACATACTCAACTgatattaactccattttatttAAACAATGGATAAAAAAAAGCACTCACTTTCATCTTGGAAGCCTGATAAAAACAGGACTAAAGTGAGGAACCACTAGAATGTTTGAGTGAGTATGAAATTTCTTAAGATGCATTCATCATCACAGAGAAAGAAGGTTCTAGATGCCACTGGGAAATTCTACCAAAAAACACCTGGGTTCtctgaggagaaaagaaaacaataaagaagaCCCAACTCCTAGTAACCACCCAATCTGCTGGCATCTTGGGGAGGGGCCCAGTGTCTTTTGCAGAGACTATATTATTTTAGCTTTTGTGGGAATCAGAAATGTGAGGATCACGGACCACAGCACTCCCCTAGAGCAGTTCGCCCTGATCaccatataaaaaaatgctcctTCTCCCCATTTGTCAACAACCACCTCACCTCAAGCAATCCAAGGATGGGTTAGAAGATGATTATGGATAACATAAGCAAGAAGCCAgcagattaaaatatactttataaattattctttttctcacaGTTGAGGTAATAGAGAGGAAGAAACCTTGGGCCCGGCCAAGGAAAGAATCTTGGGTCAGGACATCAGGCTTCTAGTCCTAGATCCACACTGATGTGGCTATATAATCTGGGGCATGCTGCTTTACCCTTTAAACCGCAGTATTTCTAAGAGAAGGGGAGTGGAGAAAATAATCTCTGAGTTCCTATCCAGCAATTAAGTTTCTCTAATTATATTTCCAGGAGATTCCTCAACTTAAGAAAGTAACAAATGTAACAaatcaaaggggggaaaaaaaggtacatCTCTATTATTAGGGTAGTTGAGTTGTTAAAAATGCAGCAGTACAAACACAAAACAATCAGTCACAAAAAAGcagcaacaaataaataaataatttccttttaaagaatATTCTAAAGGCTCCATATACAAGCTGTATTTCATCTAAACAATTCCAATAGGAATTGTCGATGCCAGTCTCCAAATCACTGTTACTGTAGtatttgccacctcaaaaagctTTTCCCTGCTAATCCTGTGAGGTAAAAAGCACAATGTTGTCATTCGAtttatagaaggggaaaaggaggctCCAAATCTCACACTACCCAGGAAGTCCAAGAGCCAGGACTTAACCTCACATCTGGTGACACTAAATCCAGAGCATTTTTAACAAAAACCAGCTACTTCCCCAGTGTTATAAATGCTGAAAAAGGATCTGCAAGGCTATAAAAAACCTATTGTTATGCAGGCCAAATCAGACTTAAGGTAAAGCCCAGGAGGAGCAGGCCCCTCCTGGTGGTAACATGCAGCAAATCAAAATCTGAGGTGGCTCTCTGCACCTGCTAGGCTCTAGACAGTTGCCACCGAAAGGAGCAGAGCTAGTATGGAGGGTTGGCCCACCCAAGAAACAAGGAACTAATAAGAAAGCTATCTGC
Proteins encoded in this region:
- the PHACTR4 gene encoding phosphatase and actin regulator 4; translation: MEDTFEEPDHQPVGTGMVMDGVESGEITPPTKRKSKFSSFGKIFKPWKWRKKKSSDKFKETSEVLERKISMRKPREELVRRGLLLEDPVNASEDSGKFSHTTLKNGHTIPIGSAGPSNPSQMEEELGRITRLKKPFPGEEPKTQPGSSGSRPSSEVESIPEPAPRPFLPRPKRPLSSSQEESDGQADDTTGGNTTRTISSSSSTSSSSSSTAPTASTAAAASGLAKTVSSSSTPIPAPRTLPVVPVHSTNTTATLNVTHTAPAKQPPIPPPKPANRNSNPVIAELSQAINSGTLLAKPSPPLPPKRGILSTHMSSSESAAATIKPPNAQREGSSCSTSNSIQIIPSPSPSPPLPTHRPPEPPCSPPLPPKTLQIVPEIEHSPSLELPPDVPQLEDQALEAPKRTAEQSFGEPNTSSRLPPLPLHIRIQQALTSPLPITPPLEESQRAHSLLFENGKGFSEDSGTLGRTRSLPITIEMLKVPDDEEEEEDDQPCPSAYVGDVASTSVIPKLIPQCVQEEEEEEKGSDSDSEGPILYRDEEDEDESQHSALANRVKRKDTLAMKLNNKPSDSDLGLNSWPRKSKEEWNEIRHQIGNTLIRRLSQRPTAEELEQRNILQPKNEADRQAEKREIKRRLTRKLSQRPTVAELLARKILRFNEYVEVTDAQDYDRRADKPWTKLTPADKAAIRKELNEFKSSEMEVHEDSKHFTRFHRP